The DNA region caattcatagcaaccctataggacagagcagaactgccccaaagggttcccagggagcagcaagtgggttcgaactgctgaccttttgtttagcagcctgagatcttaaccactgcaccaccagggctcctcttataaGAAGGGACCCCTTAAAGCAGCCCGTCCACACTGTCCCCTAACGGTGCCCTGTTTTTCCTGCCTTTGCCTCCATACTCCTCCATACTCTGGCCAGTCCTTCCTCTTTCTTAGCAGCCGGATCCTACCTGTCCGGCAAGGACCAACTCACAAGTCCTATCCTCAGAAGACTCCAaagccctcccctccccacaacCAGAAACTGTCTTGGTTTTGAATTAAGCAGAGATATTCAGCCCTCAGGTGATAACCTCCACTTTTTCTGTCTTGGTCTTTCTGATAAAGTGCAGTCCAGAACCTAGCTTCCATTTCTGTATTTCCCACGGCCGTGAACACAAAACCGGGTTCATAGTCTCAGTAAATTCTGTAGTTGATACCTGGTTCGCTTCTTACTTTACacccattccctccctcccctactCATCCCTTGCCCCAGGCGCTGAGGCGCCCCGACTTCCTTTCAAAGAGGCCTGCGGacctccctcctaccttccaccCCTTCCCCGCCTACACAGGGCAGggcaagggagaaagggagaaggcATGCTATGGTTTTCCACGCCCTGTTGACTcctcccttctctttcctctccgAAGTGGCCAGCTAGTGGTCAGGGCCAGGGCCTTGTGGTTTTGTGCTCAAGAGAGAGGCGGGGACCGTGGAGGAGCCTTGCGTAGGTCCCTCGCTCTTTCTAGGTGGCAGCGGGTCGTGGAGTAGCAAAGAGGCGGCGCTCAAGAATTGCTAAAGCTCCCGCAGCACTCCGGGTCCTAAGCCGCCCGCCGCGTGTGTGCTCCGTCTGGAGCTGGCACTTGGAGCGCGTTGTCGGGCTGGAGACGTGTGAGGTTGGAGAGCGCACTCTTCTCTCACCCATCCCCCGTTCCAAGTGAACGTGTTCAGGAGGAACAATTGTGTGTAAGTGCGTGATTCGCTGCACTTCAAGTGGCAGATCCCAGCTAGACTGAGTGCCCCCTCCCCCAAATTACCGCTCGCCCGCCTTTCCCCGCCACTCCTAGTTCGTGTAGGGTCCAGTTCTGCCGCCATGGGGACCCATTTCCTTGCACCCTGGACCGCTGGGGGCAGCTCAATCTTCTCCGACGGTGCCGAGGTCCCGCCAGTTTCTAAGGAGCCGAGGATACCGCATCGGGTGGGGGCGGAGGGCGGGGAGAGAAGACTGCCACTTTGGGATTGGCCCGGCCGTGCGCATGTGGCCCCCGGCGAGCAGCCCCCGCCCCCGTCCCGCAACCGCCGCCGCAGCCCCAGGGGAGCGCGGAGGAGGAGCCTCTCCCGGCTCCGTGGCCCACGGAAGGGTGGGGGTCAGGGGCGGTCTCCCCCGCCCCGTCGTCTCTGCCCTGACGGCTCAGCCTGCTTCCTGGGCAGCATTGCCATGGCGACCCCCGAAGCTATAAAGTCAGGTATCCAAGCGGGCGGCGGTTCCCGCGGCGCTGAGCCCCCCAAGTAAGGAGCAAGCGCCCCGGCGTGGCCCGGCCCCCgcgaaagaggaggaggaggaggagcggcGCCAGCAGCTTGAGGAGCGGCGCGCCCCGCCAGGGCTGGAGGCAGGCGCCACCGTCTCAGCAGGGGAGCGGGGGCTGCCCCGGGTGCGGGTGAGTGGCGCGGCTCCAAGCCACGAGGGACTGAGGGGCGCCGGACACGGAAAAAGCAGCGGGAGACTCAGGAGGGAGCCGAGCTTCGGCTCTCATCGGCTTGTCGTGGGCCAGGCGCGGAGCCCAGAGTAGCGAGCAGCCAACACCTCCAGGCGGGAAGCCCTGGAAAGGAGCAGCGAGACACCAGGCGTGCGGCCCAGGAGCGGCGGGGCCGCCGGAGCCGCCGGGGCGAACCGGAACCTAGTGGCAACCTGAAGACCCTCCACCGCAGCCGCCTACGCGTGGAGGGAGCCGTACCAGGGCGCACGTGGGGGCCGGAGCCCGGTGGGGCGCGGAAGCAGGGGCGCCCCCGTGCGGAACTGCCGGGCCGCCCGGGCACGGCGGCCGGGGTCATGCTCAAGCCCAAAGACCTGTGTCCCCGAGCGGGCACGCGCACCTTCTTGGAGGCCATGCAGGCGGGCAAAGTGCACCTGGCCCGCTTTGTGCTGGACGCGCTGGACCGCAGCATCATCGACTGCCGCGCGGAGCAGGGCCGCACACCGCTCATGGTGGCTGTGGGGTTGCCGGACCCCGCCATGCGCTCTCGCTTCGTGCGGCTGCTGCTCGAGCAAGGTGCCGCCGTGAACCTGCGGGACGAGCGTGGTCGCACAGCACTTAGCTTGGCGTGCGAGCGCGGCCACCTGGACGCGGTGCAGCTGCTTGTGCAGTTCAGCGGTGACCCCGAAGCGGCTGACTCGGCCGGCAACAGCCCCGTGATGTGGGCGGCAGCGTGTGGCCACGGGGCGGTGCTCGAGTTCCTGGTGCGCTCCTTCCGCCGCCTCGGCCTGCGCCTCGACCGCACCAATCGTGCGGGCCTGACGGCGCTGCAGCTCGCCGCCGCTCGCGGCCACGGGACCTGCGTGCAGGCTCTCACCGGGCCCTGgggccgcgccgccgccgccgcggcggCGCGGGGCTCCAGCTCCGACAGCCCCCCTGGCCGCCCAGCCCCCGCGCCCAGCCCTGAGCGCCGACGACCCAGCCCTCGCCGCCTCCCGCGGCCACTCCTGGCCCGTTTTGCGCGAGCAGCGGGCGGCCACAGCGGCGAGGCAGGCTCAGGGGTTAAGGGTTCCGGCCGGCACAGGGCGCAGGGCAGCGAGAGGCCCGAATTGGGCCGGAGCATGAGCCTGGCGCTGGGTGCCGTGACCGAGGAGGAGGCGGCCCGCTTGCGGGCAGGGGCCCTGATGCTTCGACCACATTCGCCCCAGTCTTCAGGGAACGGGCGGTGGCGCTCGCAGGAGGTGTTAGAGGGAGCGCCTCCGTGCTTAGTCCAAGCCCCCATCGGCCTTAGCCCCCACCCCGAGGGCGCTCCCGGCTCGGGGCGTCTGGGTTTGCGCCGACGCTCCACAGCCCCAGACATCCCCAGCCTGGTGGGGGAGACGCCAGGGCCCGAGAGCGGCCCGGCGTTAGAAGCCAACGCTCTGCCTCTCTCGGTGCCTGGGCCACAGCCTTGGCAGGCGAGCACAGAGGCCGTGGTGCTGCAAGCCCAGCGGTAAACGGCTCCAAGGCCCGGCTCTGTCCCCTCCCACCTCTCCCGTGTCTGCTTCACTGGGATTTCTCCCTTGCTTCCGGGTCCCTCACTTCCCAAAAGTTCCCCTGCCCCTGATCCCAGAACCTGTACCGGCTGCCAAAGCCAGGGCTCCAACCAGTCCTCTTTCTGAGAGGGACCCCTCcccatcttattttttatttgtgctcTTTGGTATTTCCTGCCTTTCCCCTTCCCTACTGCCTGCCTTTCATCTCTCTGGAAGGCAAGGGATAGAAGGCTGCTCCCAATGGGGTAGAGCCTTCCAGCCAGGAAGATGAACCACCCATCCCCaacccttcccccttccccctacCCCATTCCCTctcgcccccgcccccccccccccaacgcTCAGCCCTGGGCCATCTCTTAGGCCTGGTTCCTGCCTAGGCTCCTGCCGGCTCCTGCCTGGTCCCCTTCCCCAAGCTGGGTTCCCCAACACCGTGGCAGCCAGGCCAGCTGAAAAGTCAGCCTTGTGGAACTAACGTGGGCCTCCCCGTGGGGCCCTGAGGTATGCCTAGTGACAGCGACAATAAGGCCATAAACTAAGTCTCCCTTTCTCAGGAGTTGGCACAGAGGGGTCCAGAGCCTTTCTGGACAGGGAGACTGATGAGGAAGGAATCTGGCACTTAAATTTTTTCTGGAGGAGAAGCTCTCCTGCCTCAAGACAATGAAGGCAGATCTAGGGGGTGGGCAGAGCCCCTGGTGTTGAACACCATTTCTCCTCTGAACCAGCTTCGGGGTAATTCCagctccctctgccccaggcagACCCAGGATTCAACATTTTCACTGATGACATGTGGCTAGGAGATCCAGGTCACCGCTCCACACCAATCCTTCCCAGCGGTGCCCCGGGCTTCTGAGTCAGCTTGCTGCCCAGCTGGGCTGAATTTGATTCCACCTTTGCggttcagtccctggaggccTCACCAGCCGCAGGCCTCGCCCCCGTGGCCGGACCTTGTTTCCGCTCCCTCTCAGAGGCCTGAAATGGAAAGGACTTTCAGCACATCCCCCGCCCTCACCGCCTCCCAGCTCCCCTGTCCTGCACGTGGGTGCTCCCGCAGGGTAGACTGGTTGCGAAGGCTTGGCttaattgtatttcttccaacctTCAAAGAGCTCGTGTATATAAAGCAGAAAGCAGCAGGTCTGATCCGGAGCTTAAGAACCTAACAATGTCTCTTTAAATAGAAGCTCCGCGAGGGGGATAATTGACTGAAGTGTTTGCCACGTTAAACGGCGGCGCGCGGGAGTCGGGAGCCCACACGAGCCACAAGTCCGGGTTTAAATTACATCAAACTCCCGGCGAGAGCTGGAAGGGGCCTGTTAAACTGCTCCTGCTTCTCGCTGGGCCGTTAATGGAGGGCAGGGCGGATGATGGATTCTAGAGGTAGAGACCAGGGACCCCTGCCTCTGTCCCACCGCGTGGGACGCAGGCACGGCCCAGCTTTCATTACTGGGCAGATTAGTGAGTCAGCGGCAACCGCGGAGAGGTGGTTAAAGGCCCTTTCCCGGCCGCGTCCCTCGTCTCCTCCCTCCCGCCTCCGCCCGCCTTCGCTTTGTGTCGGCCTGGAGAGCGGGTTGGAGGGGCTGGAGGCTCGCGGGCGCTAGGACCCCGCGGAAGCGCTAGCACACGGCTGTGCGCCCACCCCCAGGGTGGCGGCGCGAGGGGGCTCTTTCCGTGAACCTCGAAGGTTGAGCGTGCAGCCCCTTACCTGCCTGCGGTGGGGTCTTTTTTCAAGACGTCGATCTGTTCGTTTTTGCAGAACGGAAGGTTTCACACCAGTAACTCCGAGGGAATTGCCCGGAGCGAGAATGACCCGTGCTCAGAAATTGGGCCTGAGGTTGGGGGTGGGTGCTCGGCCAGGAGGTGGCACTGTGCGGGTGTCAGACACCTACCTCCCCCAGACCACGAGGGTCGGCGAGGCTGCACGGGCCTGCACGCTGGACGTGTTCTCTGGTGCCCCCTGGTGGCAGCGCTGCGCTTCCCCGCTGCGCCTTGGCTCGGAGTTCGGACTTCTGGTTTAATTTGGGAATACCGCTGTGTACTTTTCCCTCCGTGTGTATTTACCTATGGAATCCTCTTCCTCTCGTAGAATATTAAATCCGGATACTTGAAATCATTCTACAGCAGTGAAGTAAGGGACAGTCAACAAAAACCCGCATTTGGTGTCGCAGGAGCCACACCTATCACTGAGAACCCCAAGATCTTCGAAGTTAAAGCTCGGCGCCCAGAGAGCTCCTGGCTCCGGCATTGGAGCTGCCAATCCCTCCTTTATGACTTCTAAACCTTGGGGCTTGCTAACTGTGCACTGTTTTCGTCTGATGGTATTTGCTTCAATTTCTGAGGTGTCCCAGCCTTTCACCCTTCTCCCCAAACACCTGCATCTTCTCAGCCCCACTGTCAGTAGCTGAGTGGGTGGGCGAACAACACAGAGGGACAGggctgaggtggggtgggggacaaTTGGATACCCCAAGTGCAAACTACTTCTGATCCTTGCTTGCTCACTCCCTTTTCAACTGTTTACTTTTCATGATGTTTTAAATGCTGTGAGAATAGGAGTATTTTGGCTTCTTAAAAACACATTGAAGTCTGGGTTGCACATTATGGTGAAGGTGCTGTCATCTTTCTATTGCTGCTGGCATGTGCCTTTCTGGTTGAATGTCACCTGGGGTCCCCTTCATTGGGTAAACAACCATGAGGGCTTCTCTAGCCGAGTTGCTAAGCGCTTCATGATTGAAAGTGATGTTTCTAAAAAACCACAGCAGATCTTTCCTGTCTGAACTGAATTGTGTGACTGACTTGCTGTTGTTATAGATTTCTTGCCAGCCACAGCTCTGTGCAGAGCTTGTGAGCTTCACCCCATTTTGCTGTCCGGAGCTTCCTCTCATTGCCCGCCCATGGCCATGGAGACTGGGGTCCCAGGCAGCTCTCTTCACTTTATAAGAGACCTTTCTAAACATTTTGCTTTCCCAGCTCTTGTTGCTTTCATTGTTGTGAAGTCGCCCAGGCCACTGGAGCTTGGTACTCCGAGATCAAGCTCAGAGCTGGTCTGTGTATGAGGCTAAGTGATGTATGCACAGTTCTTTGGGATGACACTGTTTGGTGGAAGGACTATTAGCACTCACAAAAAGAGTTAATAAACCCAGTATTGTTCAGCTGAGAAAACTGGTGCCTTTCTGCCTTGCCAGCCATTCCTGTCTCCCAGCTCCATTTGGAGAGACGAAAAGCTGTGCTTCCCGCCTGCGAAGGGGCCTGCTTTATGTTAACTTCAGGCCCTGCCCATCCTCCTGTGGCTAGCTCCTGAAGTTGTCACAGGTGCTGCACCTGACTGAGCTGGTGGGATGGGGCCCAGGTGGGGGGTCCAGGGAACCTGGCCAGGTGGAGTGGTGAGGAGATCCACATGGCTCCTTGCTCCTGAGAAGATGCGTCAGTGAACCCTGGTTGGGAGGTAGGATGAGCTCTCAGAAAGGAATGGAATCAATACTGGAGCTAGACGTTTAAAGACAACTTGAATCACCTCTCCAGGACTGGAAACCAGGTTTCTTGGCTTTTTGCATTTCTACACTGTCTCCCCCAGTTTTGAGAGCTGAAACAGCCTTAGCTGTGGGTGGAAGCAGTTTCACACCACTTCCACTGAGCGGCTTGAGGAGAGCAGCCTTTGGCTTTCCAGGGAGAGAGAAGCAAATGGGGAGAAGCTGATGCAGAAAGTGGTCAACGGCCAGTGACTCCCGAGAGCCCCCCGAGGCGTGGCAACCACAGCCCCTGGCCAGGAGAGCACGTCTTCTCTTCTCCCCCCGGGGAAGGAGCACTGTCTAGTTCTCATCGCCTTTAGTCTCAAGGGCCTTTCACTTCCTGTTTCCCTCCTTCTCTGCCCTCATTTCTTTCGGGCCCACACACACAGCAGGGAGTTGTGTTTTCCATAGGCCAGTGTGACCCCTGCGGGGCCTCacagggggcggggaggagggatGGCCACACCAGACACCCAGCTGGACTACAGAGCGCCCAATTCAAAGGCAGCCTGGCTTCCTTCCAGAGACAACAGGAAGCCCCAAGGTTTTGAACACTCAGTTTAATTTAAAACAGGCACAAGTGCAAACAATTCACAAAAGTTTCTAGGGAagatgcttttgtttttaaaacgcTGACCCTTAAAAAAGTCCTTGCAATGTTTTGCCCCAAAGCAGGCCACTAGGGAGCAGAGGAATCTAAAAATATTATCTAGATAGGGTCTGGACACCTGAAGTTCTTCCCTGGAATTTCCTGTCTCACAGCAGCCctgaaggtggggagggaaggaggacaaGGAGACAGATGTCTGAGGAGGCAGCTTGAGGCAGTTTGACAGGTGGGGTGCCCATCCTCTTGACATGATGAAATTCTCAATGAAGTTCCCCAgtgcaggattcagaagagaagaaTGGGTTCCTGATGACCTGGTTACCAAGGTGAAGTTCACCAGTACAACGAAGCTTCAGTTCCCTTACCATCCTGGTCTCTAACTCAGAATCCACAGTACAGGAGAAACTCAGTAACAATGCTGGAAGCCACTCAGATCCCCCGAGATCCCGGGATGTATTAGCCTCAATTTGGCCTTATTCACTGGTCAGGTCGAAACACAGGACTTCAGAGGTGGGAAGCCAGGCCAAGAAAGTAGGTCCCTTCAGAGCTGAACTTAGTGGGAGGGGGGACAGGGCAGCCTTACTGAAGCTGCCTCTGGGTGATCTGAAGGGACTCAGGCTGTTGGGGTCACCTTCCTCCCCTtatacacacatcacacacataaACAAACACACAATGTTTCCTCCACCCTGAAAAGAGACCGCCTTTATCACCAACCCCATTCTTCCTCTTTCACCCCAAAATGCTCCCTCCCCTCCTGTGGGAGCCGTggggacgcagtggttaagagcctggctgccaatgaaaaggttggcagtttgactccaccagccgctccttggaaacctcatggggcagttctactctgtcctatagggtcactgtgagttggaattgactcgacggcaatgggttttttccccCTCCTATGGCCTATGAGCAGACTGTTCACAGTTCTGAGCAGGCTGTGTAGCAAGGGTGTATGTCAGTGAAGTGGGTCAGGGAAGAAGGATTCAGGCAATAAAAGCTTTCCCTGTGGCCCTCTCAAAAGACCCCAAGATTTGGAGCTGGAGCTGAGAACAGCAAGTATCGGTGTGAAGACTGGCAGTCTGGTCTCCTGGGTGGCCTGGCTGCTAGGGTACAACTACCTTTAAAAACTGCAGCAGCCCTTCCTGCTGCTTTGGCCATGGTGGCCAGGAGTGCTGGTCTCCACGTTTCTTAGAAATATCCCTGTGCAAATAACAAAGGGTCACCCTGCAGGAGGGGTCTCTATCAACCCAAAGGCTACAGGAGCCTGTCCTGGGTGGGAGAGACGGAGGGGGCAGGTCCGGCCTGGCCCAGTGGGCTGAGGGGCAGGAGGGTGGGGTGAGGCTTCACATTCAATCTTTGGAGAGAATACTGAGAGAATGAGGCAGGTGGGCCCTGCCAGCAGGCTGGCCGCCCGGAGtcgcctgcctgtgggcacaggtGTCAGGCACACTC from Elephas maximus indicus isolate mEleMax1 chromosome 10, mEleMax1 primary haplotype, whole genome shotgun sequence includes:
- the ANKRD63 gene encoding ankyrin repeat domain-containing protein 63: MLKPKDLCPRAGTRTFLEAMQAGKVHLARFVLDALDRSIIDCRAEQGRTPLMVAVGLPDPAMRSRFVRLLLEQGAAVNLRDERGRTALSLACERGHLDAVQLLVQFSGDPEAADSAGNSPVMWAAACGHGAVLEFLVRSFRRLGLRLDRTNRAGLTALQLAAARGHGTCVQALTGPWGRAAAAAAARGSSSDSPPGRPAPAPSPERRRPSPRRLPRPLLARFARAAGGHSGEAGSGVKGSGRHRAQGSERPELGRSMSLALGAVTEEEAARLRAGALMLRPHSPQSSGNGRWRSQEVLEGAPPCLVQAPIGLSPHPEGAPGSGRLGLRRRSTAPDIPSLVGETPGPESGPALEANALPLSVPGPQPWQASTEAVVLQAQR